Genomic window (Kwoniella botswanensis chromosome 1, complete sequence):
CAGTAatctatcaatatcaatTGATACATAGACAAATAACAAATAATGATAAATGTATAAATTGTTGTTAACCAATAAGCAATACACCCATTCCTGTGTTTCTTTTATGTGTACATTATTCGCGCGCAGAATTACCTTTATCTAGGTACGATAAATAGATATACATAACTATTCTGAGTATATCACAGACAAGTAAGAAGTATCCCTTATCTCCACTTGACTCTATTTCAACGCTTCCACCAACCAACCTTTCAGATCCTCGATCTCCTGAGGCGAAGATGAATGTGGTAATCCCTGATAACTCTCAAATCTCACACCAGGTCTTTGGAATGTCGTCCCCTTGGAAAGCAAGGGGAATCCCAATTTCTTGGTCAATAATTCTATAGATTGTTGACCATCTAACAATAACATTTACATCAAGACCATTTTAGCATAAGTCCTCAGTGATGAATCGTTTGAATGGACGTCATATTATGTTAACCAAGTGAGGTTTAAACAATCTAGTCCACTTACATTCGTAATTTACTACTGGATCAGCCGTACCGTGACCCCAGAAAATTGGAATTTCATTTGCATGAGCTGATTTTATCTAACATCACATACATATTAGTGATCTACTCGTTTATCAGTCGAGTTGAATTGTATGTAGATATGGGGAAGAAATTTATAGTGGAAGTGAGGCGAAAACTCACATTTTCAATCTTATGATTCAGCCCTACCCAAGTTGACAGACCTACTGCCCCACCCAATTTCCGCTTGGAGGTCAAAGCTGTTAATATGGAAATGACACCTCCCTGGGAGAAACCACCTAAGATTATTTTGTTTTCTGGTATACCTGCGTCTACCTCGTTCTGAATCAACTTGTCCACCGCTGCTACCGACGCGAGCATTCCGGATTCGTCATCGTAAGTTGAGTCTGTGAGGTTGTCCAGGGATGAAAGATCGAACCATCCTGGCATGGTCATTCCTGCAATCAGGGATAGGATATTATCAGTGATATTTCTAGCATGATGACTTTTAACAACGCAGAATGAAGCAGTGAAAGGAGAATTAGAAGGTGGGGGGGTGTGAATGAATGACtaccactcaccaccattcaACGTTATTGGTATTTGAGGCGCATGAGGTAATATCCATTTGACATTGGGGAAAGAGGACCATAACATCTTGGCAACGGGTAGCCATCCGTGTCCTATGTATCCAAATAGTATACACACAGTTAGTAATGCAGCTCATAATTTCCTTTTCAACCCCAATAGGAGGTACCACAGCGCAAGTGTCAGAACCGAAACCTACCACTATCGCCCAGACCCTATGGATAAATAAATTTGTCAGCTATCCCAACCAATTCTCAAAGGATCAGCTTACATGCAAGAAGATCACTGTAGCTGTGTGAGCCTCTTTAGGCGATACTTTGAGATGTTTCAATTGAGAAGCCATGTTTCCCAAagacgaggtggatgaagatcgGAAAGGTATAGGTGACTCGAAGGTTATCGGTTTGAAATGgaacaacagcaacaacgaGCACAAGCAGAGAGCAAATATGATCTTGTGAGCCAGCGGTATCATGCGCTGTCTCTCTGAGAGTCCAGTAGGGTCGCTAATAGCAGTgagatggacgatggatgtggatttggatgtggatgtcGATATGTTTCCCAGATGGCGGAGTGAACGATGGTCGATTGGGCGGAAGAAATGTGGAGTCCCCGTATCTTGATTGGATGTCTTTCGATGGAATTCGAATCTCGAAGGataaatccatcttcaatttATCCTACTCTCCACTTGACCATAACACCAATCCACTTTTCAGAGATGAGCGCTATCCTACCCCGTCTGTCTCTCCGATCACCCGTATTCAGATCGCCCTTGAGCGCATCTACGATAGCGCACAGGAGCATATGTACCACCCAGGTCAGACGAGACGTCTTATCCGAACTcgaaaatcagcttcatcctcgagAATTAAtagaaaggaagaggaaagagttCGAGGAAAAGTATGGAGATAAGCTGAATAAGAAGGTCAAGTCGTGGGTCATCTCTCTTTTTGAGATTCTTTCCATACAGCGCACATGAGTctaaagctgatttgtgtGAATCGCCATAGTGAAGGAGTTGAGGATCTCGACTCACTCAAATTGAAAGTCCTCGCTCCGTCGGTCAAAGCAGCGTtgaaagccaagaaagcgaaagaagctgcTGCCGCTGAAGTGAATTtagagcaagaagaaaagcAATTCCGAGAAGATGTGAAAGGTCAGCAGAGCGCGAGTGAGAGATTATCGGATGCTGTGGAAAGacgattgaaagagagagaaattAAAAAGAGGCAAGGTATAAGTGCGAGTGGTGAGAATCAGGCGGAAGGTGATAGAGCTGGTATAAAGGTGAGTAAATTTGTCGAGTAACATCTCCTTTTAAGCTGCTAGTCTAATTATAATCAGACCCAAGCTGAGGTTCATGATAATTCAGCccttatcatccatcatcaaccttcctCTTATCCATCTCACACCTCACGATGCCAATGCGATCTCCCAAATATGGACAGCTTACCATACTTCCCATCCGACATTGTCCAACTCTTTCCTATCGGCCACTCTACCATCGGCAGTATACAaatcgatgatatcgattGCCAAACAGAACCCATTCTTCGTCTTACCCCTACCTCGACTTACCGAACCTACGGGTGAAACTCAGGAagcgaagaaaggagaagtCAAGACAGACGAATATGAGATGTTCTATCTCCAATGGATATTCCATCCAACCTCGACTGCATCCCTCCCTCCTTCGGACGCTACCAACCCTGAACCTCTACCTCTGACAAGCAGTGTCATTTTCACCCCCTTGGAGGAATTCAAGAAACAGGGTGAATGGGCTCAACCGTACCTCGTTCTCACCCATTATCCTGAACTTGTCCAATCACACGATATTGTATTGATGCGAGGCGAAATATCACCTGCATCTGCTTCTGGTCCAGTAGGATCAACGACGAATCCTGGTTTTTTACTGTCGCAACAACAGGCTCAATTACTTGCTTTGGCACTACAGAGGTTTTACTGTACTTCCATTGAAACCCAGGGGGAAAgtgaaaagcaaaagcagGATAGATTGTCTAGAGCAAATGCGTTGGTGAGCTTCAGGGAAAGACCGGAGGAATGGAGTTGGGAGGGTTTGGTGGAGAAGGCTTATGGTGGTTTGGTATAGATCTTAGAGGTCATGCGTCGATGCATCCAATGCTAGTAGTAGAAGTACTCACGATGCGAAGTAGTAAGTTGAAAATCTTACTGAcatgggatgagatggtatttATCTTTCTACGTATCGATAGACAAGACCGTTCCGAGTTCAGTCAAATCATACCTATACTGATCTTGTCAATTTAGCTACCCATACCAGAAGTATGTAGGATCTTACGCCACTCTTTTGAGAAACCTGATAAACAATCTACTAATTTATCCTATCACTAACATACGTCATAATCTACCTCATAAGGTCCAAGCGCATCAAAAATCATAGAAATCAACGGTAGATAAAACCTCAATATTGTATATCCCTCGATGGCGTAGCTCAATCATCTCCGTACCATAACGGTAAAGATCACTTTCCAGACTTTCATCACAGATATCATCCCTATATCCACAATTatcaaattgatcaatatCACGTATGTGATAGCGCTATTCCATATGATAGCGCTATTCATGGTATTGATCAACATGATAATTGTGGATATAGGGATGATATCTGTGATAGAATAAATCTGGGGGATACGATTTAACCAATaagctcttcttccccttcgaTAACCCACAGATGggtaagaaggagaagaggagagggacGCGCGATCAATTCTTTTGATGGGCtggctttggcttttttTTGTTGGAATGTGGTGAGGTCATAGGATGTCGCTCttgaaaggaaagagaggtcTGTGCGTAACCATTAACATGACACTTCATGATACGAAATAGAATATTATCTCTTTCATTATCGAGGCAAAGCGTAAGTTGAAAGGGAATAGCAATCTTAAGCAAAAGATTACAACAAGGGTATAAGCTGACGTTATCAATGCATCATTCAAAATGGGATGAATAATTAATCGATATAATGTATATGTCGTAAATTCGCAAACAAAGTTTAGTCTGACTAGAGTATATTCAaccctttttcttcttcgtctgacGCAATTGGTAGTGGATTTCACGTAGTTCGTCGTTGTGGGAGTCGCGTCGTCACTTGCGACCTTCTAGCAGAATTGTTACTATATTCTTTGCGTGAGCCACCGACGGTGTTTGTACAGGCAGTACTGTGAAAATGAATTGTCCTCTGGTAGTCGAAACATCATATCCAATAGATAAGTATCGGAAAATATGATATCTGGTACATCATGTCAATTGGCCAAATGTTCGAAGAACGAAGAAGTAGGGAATATACACAAGCATTGATTTTGGGTATATATACCCAACCAAAGTTTCAACACCTCGATCGAGTTAACGAAAAATGTCTCTGACCCATAACGGTTAATGTCAGAGGAACGAGCCGCCCTCTGCTTGCCCTAGCGACGGCTGCTCGTCCTTCTGGTGCTGGTCCTGCAAAGGACGCTCGATcaattctcttcttttctctcttcgatTCAGATATCCAGTTTTGCTTTTTGCGTTCTTTTCGTGACTGTATCATCAAGGCGGGGAAACGTGTTTCAAGGGAAGCGAATAGCGGAAAGATCGGCGCTAATATTCAGTCAATGAATGTGAATTATATATTTGGAAAACGTGTTTGACTTGTATCGAGAATTAGTCAAATAGCTTTGAGAGTTTATCATTCCCCTTTCAGTTTCTTGATGCTCCATAAAGGCATCGCTAAGGCTATCAGATAATTGCACTGCATGTCACTGAACTCGCAAAGTTGACACgatgatcgatgaagaaACATACTCAGTACGTACGAACTGATATCCTCGATGCGAAAGATTGGTGTACAGCCCGCACCTTCTGGGAAACTCACCTACAGTAAGTCAATTGtgtcatatatatacctaaTTTCACTTTGAAATTTTCGACTGAGTTAGCAAAACATCTTTGAACCATAATGGTTAAGACTGATGTCCAGGTCTCCTCTCTAGGGTCAAGAGGAATCCTGAGTCAAGGTACACCTGTCCGGCAACGGACGCTCGATCAATTCTTTTGTTTCTCATTTGAGTATGTTGTTTGATTTTTGCGTTCTCTCCGACTACCGCCGCCAAGGTCGAGAATCTGTTGACGGATACACGGAATGGTCTGGCCAACCACTCAAAGGATGGGCGTGGATAGGATGAGGTCGAAGAGTGTTTTGATAGATCGATTGCTTTATGACACGTTGTCTATTTCGTCAGCGGTGATGATGGTTCCTGTCCGAGACAAATGAGATCCTAACAGTAAGTCAATCAATACAGTATATGTCAGTACATCTGAGCGATGCTGTATGCAGCAAGCTGATATAGCTTGAGTGTTCATTATAGTCAATACAAGTAAGCTTTACAACCGTGTATCAACACATTCTTCGATACAATACAACCATTTTTAAGGAGAGGATAACAATGGAGCGGgatcatctgatcattgCAAATCCCTAGCCATTCTCCTCGTTACAATCTTCCGTCCTTCAATCCCTTTATCAGGTAATTTGACTCTCCAGCTTCGCAATACTTCCCATGCAGACTCAGGTAATGATATCCCTCTTCCGGGCGTAGTCCAATCCAATTTCTCTCCTAATGTCTTGTAGACTTTCTTGAGGATGGGGGAAGGTACAGTAGCGCTCTTAAAGGAAGTGTGATCCACCCATCTATGATCTACTTCATCCCCTTTACATtccttcatcccatcatatcTGTCTTTATACGTCGAATCGTATAGTTTCGGTTGAACAACTAAGAATTCTAGTCGACGTAGGTGATAGAATTGCTCTCCGGTTATTTCATTCAAGTAACTTCGGATGAGTACACCATTGACTCGTTTATCGCACCATTGTGAAGAATCTAATACTTCGCTAGTAGATAGGGAAGAGAGGCAGCTGAATTGTACTGCAAGTAGATTGGGAGCTGCTTGTAGATGTGAGATGACATGGGGAGAGATGGAATTacgaggtggtggtgcttTAGCCCAATCTGGTGGCGAGAGGTGTCGATACCATTTCGGGGATCTACAGGGAATGAGAATGCTTCGTAGTGAAGGGAAAGGGGGTATGAGGATGTTCTGCCAATAAGATATATGATCATTAGCATCGGTTCAGTCAGAAGAGAACGGGTTATGTGTGAATCAggtcagctcacctcgataAATGTCTCACTCTCACACTCTATTGCCTGATTCTGCACCAACACTTCGACATGTTCAAATCCACTTTGAACCAGCTTTTCAAACCACCATCTGGCTTGCAATCCGCCATACCATTCGATCCTCCTCAACTTCTTGTGTTCTCGAAAAGTCTTGATAGCCCGATCGGCTTCCGCGAGGGGAAAAACATCCCAAGCGCTTTCGCCATCATCCGTGAAGCTCACTTTGAGTTCTTCCAAACTATCCGCGGAGCTGATCAGTCCGCAAGCCGTCTCTACAGAGCGAGGATGGAGGTGGTTGAGATGCAAGGTTTTAAGTGAGGGTATCTTAGGTATGGCATTGTCATTAGGATCTGGGAAccaagatgaatcggaccaagAAGGGTTAAGGATTAGTTTGGTGACTGTGGAAGTCCCAATCACATTGACTATACTCTTCATCTGAGCCTGGAAAGATATTGATCCTTCTAGTACTAATTCTAACGTTTGTAATCTACCGATGTTAAGTCCAGTCAATCCGATATAACCAAGAAAGAATGCTGAATCAAGGTACGGATCGTAGTATTCATCTCTTAGATTGATCTCTGGTGATCCCAATCTAATCATCCGAAGATTCCTTCCCACTAGTCTTACAATCTCCTTCAGAGCATCCATTTTCATTTGCTGGTCATCTAGTTGATCTTGACGCATTTGAGGTAATTCCAAGCGCAATTCCCCTACCCAATTACCTCTAGAGGGATGACTTGTCAATGCTGTTGAGACTTGTTTTATCCGGGTCAAGAATTTGAGATTGCGGACGTTCCAGCAGATATcactatcttcatcttttgacCAACCGATAGACCCTCCTTCCATGTCCATCGTCGACCTGAATCCTACTaaaacatcttcaatctcgcGTGTGAGGGAATGCTGTGCCCACCAATCTGGCATAGTATCTTCCCACAGCAGGACTTGTTTATCCCAATTCTCAGGTAGAGACATGTCTACCTTGGACCATATGACCGATTCGGCCGCATCTTGTAATGATTTGGAGACTGATGCTAGGTTGTGTGCATCGGCGACGGATAGGTGACATACTACGCGAAGTTTTAGCTCGAGGGGGAGTCGTTCGATAGGTGCTGATGAGGGAGGATATAGACGGGTTGTAGAGGTTTGGGAATGTGCTGCTAGTGTGAAATTGCGACGCATGGTTGATCACGTTGATTCGTTCTAATCTGAGTGTGACATAcatgggatgagatgaacaaCAATCGATGTCTTGGCCAGTGATGCGATCGAGTGTTGAAACAAGTCAGGCACGTGGTTATCATCCTCTGCCAAGATTAGTCTAGGGTTGCTTGACACGAAACACAGGTAGTAACTATGCTGTTCCATTAATCAGCATAGTTGACCAAGTCTACGAAGTCCGGGCTGTTAGTAGATCACCCAAAGGTCGTAATCGGAGGGGCTTCGGAAGCTTTACGGTGTACAGCATGAGTGTGGGAGTGTGAGTACGACACGCCCTGCGAAGGTGATCCGGTCACTTGCAAACTCTAGATCCCAAGGACCATGCTGTGCGCAAGGTACAATACTCGACGCTATCTATGATATCCCTTATTCAACTTGGAACACCGCTGATGGGCTAACGGCCACCGCAAGGATGCAGCAAATGTCGAGCTAAGCTGCTCGATCAACTATTTAAACTCTACACTTAAGACACTTACGATACTTATACCCTTCCATTTCACAGAAGACTTCTTCGAGCGGATCACCtacaaaaagaaaagaatTGCAAGATGACTACTACAGAAATACCAGTCATCCCTTGTCCTCGACCTTTCACCGACCATATCGCAGGTACTGTTAACGGTGTGGATCTTCCTCTTAGGGTTTGGCCTGCTGTCAACAAAGATGGAGAGGTGGAGAGGGGATTGGGGAAGAGACCGTGGTTGATGTGGATCCACGGAGGTGAGTCGACAGTCTGATTTACACCTCTTCGAAGATGGGTACATGCAACGTACTTGAGCTGATACGTCAATTGATCAGGCGCATTCATGTATGGTAAACACTACGTTCCCAACGCATGGGTCATTCCCGCCTGTCGTTCGTTATCATACCATGTCGTTTCAGTATCATACCGATTCGTTCCTCAAGTCTCCCACTACCATATCGTCGATGACATTAAAATAGCTTACCAATGGTGTCGTTCTAAGCTTTCCTCTGTCCTTGCTGAAGATACAGTCGATCTAGAAACATTCGCCGTCGGAGGTGATTCAGCAGGTGGACACCTGGCTTTATGGTGCGGTAATCACTTTTCACCACCTCCTAAGCTCATTCTGGACGTTTACGGTCTATCTGCTCCGGAAGATCCTTTCTATGCCTTAAAAGTCGAGAATCTACCTTTACCCATCCTGGGAACCTCGGAAGAAGACTTAGAGGTAGCGCTCAACGACAGAAGTCCAGAGAATATCGTTGTGACCAGTGCCTTTACTCTGGAATTAGAACCATTTACGACTGTGGAGAATCTCAAGATAGCATGGGGAGTGGCCTACTCACCgacgaagaaagatatcgtCAGAGCGGATCTGAATGCTTATACATTCAAGAATGGGTTGAAGATGGGTAATATCTTTAGAATGGATAAGTTTGCAACGGAAGAGGAATATAAGCAAGAATTGAGGAAGTGGGGAGCGATGTATCAtattcaagaagatgaacctTATCCTTCGGTCTTCATACTTCACGGTAAAAACGATACGATCGTCCCTGTAAACCAAAGTTATCAACTTGCTGAGAAactgagaaagatggatgtCGATGTCGGAGAGAAATACgttgatgggatggatcaTATCTTCGAGACTTATCTTGCGGTGAGTACTTGACGATCTTTCTAACccatttgatcttgaattgGGCGCTGATGGTAGATGTGCGAATAGGGACCGGAAGATCCTATGTGGGATATTGCAATCATACCGC
Coding sequences:
- a CDS encoding acyl-protein thioesterase 1 yields the protein MASQLKHLKVSPKEAHTATVIFLHGLGDSGHGWLPVAKMLWSSFPNVKWILPHAPQIPITLNGGMTMPGWFDLSSLDNLTDSTYDDESGMLASVAAVDKLIQNEVDAGIPENKIILGGFSQGGVISILTALTSKRKLGGAVGLSTWVGLNHKIENIKSAHANEIPIFWGHGTADPVVNYEYGQQSIELLTKKLGFPLLSKGTTFQRPGVRFESYQGLPHSSSPQEIEDLKGWLVEALK